The nucleotide sequence TGAAGCCATCGAAAGGGACGAAAGTGGCGCGCTTGTCGCCGTCTTCCACTGTCACTTCCCGCAGGATGCGGATGAACTTCTTGGCCGCGTCCTGCTCTTCCAGGCCAGCCGATTGAATCAGGAATACGAAGGGTCCGGCGCTGCCATCCATGATCGGGACTTCGGACGCGGAGAGCTCGACGTAGGCGTTATCGATGCCCAGGCCAGCCATGGCCGAGAGCAAATGCTCCACCGTGTCCACTTTGGTGTCACCGTTGACCAGTGTGGTCGACATGGTGGTTTCACCAACATTTTCCGCGCGAGCAGGAATCTGCACCACAGGGTCGAGGTCGGCACGACAAAACACAATGCCGGTGTCGACAGGCGCGGGCTTGAGGGTCAGGTAGACCTTCTCGCCGGAGTGCAGGCCGACACCTGTGGCACGGATAATATTCTTCAGGGTGCGTTGTTTAATCATGGCATGGGCCGCTTCAGCGCAAATTGCGAACTGGTATCAACAAAGGCTGGCGATGATAGCAGACCAGACCTTTGCTGAACACCAATCACCCGAATACCCCTGATACATTTCATCAATCGGCCTGACGACGCAGGAAGGCCGGGATGTCCAGGTAATCCAGATCGTCTTGTGGATTCATCTTCGCGGCAGTCGCAGCACCGGCCTGGGCCTGGTTGCGCATGACGGTCGGACGGTCCAGGTCGCGGTAGTTCACCGCAGGCTGTTCCTGACGAACGGGGGCTTGTTGCTGAGGCTGGGAGGCCATAGTGGTCTGAACGGTGTTGTCGATCACCTTCATCGGCTTCTCGATTTTCGCGCCCAGGCCGGTGGCAACCACGGTCACGTGCAGCTCGTCACGCATGTCCGGATCGATCACGGTGCCGACCTTGACCATCGCGTGGTCGGAAGCGAACGCCTCGATGATGCTACCCACGTCGGAGTACTCGCCCAGGGACAGGTCTGGACCGGCGGTGATGTTCACCAGGATGCCGCGGGCGCCCTGCAGGTTCACATCTTCGAGCAACGGGTTGCGGATGGCCGCTTCGGTGGCCTCGCGAGCGCGGTTCGGACCGCTGGCGCAGCCAGTGCCCATCATCGCCATGCCCATTTCGGACATCACGGTGCGTACGTCGGCGAAGTCGACGTTGATCATGCCCGGACGCTTGATGATGTCGGAGATACCGCGAACGGCACCGGCCAGTACGTCATCGGCCTTGGCGAAAGCCGACAGCAGGCTGGCGTCTTTACCGAGGATGGTCAGCAGCTTCTCGTTGGGGATGGTGATCAACGAGTCGACGCTGTCGCTCAGCGCGCGGATGCCTTCATCGGCA is from Pseudomonas sp. B21-056 and encodes:
- the ftsZ gene encoding cell division protein FtsZ, with amino-acid sequence MFELVDNIPASPVIKVIGVGGGGGNAVNHMVKSNIEGVEFICANTDAQALKNIGARTILQLGTGVTKGLGAGANPEVGRQAALEDRERIAEVLAGTNMVFITTGMGGGTGTGAAPIIAEVAKEMGILTVAVVTRPFPFEGRKRMQIADEGIRALSDSVDSLITIPNEKLLTILGKDASLLSAFAKADDVLAGAVRGISDIIKRPGMINVDFADVRTVMSEMGMAMMGTGCASGPNRAREATEAAIRNPLLEDVNLQGARGILVNITAGPDLSLGEYSDVGSIIEAFASDHAMVKVGTVIDPDMRDELHVTVVATGLGAKIEKPMKVIDNTVQTTMASQPQQQAPVRQEQPAVNYRDLDRPTVMRNQAQAGAATAAKMNPQDDLDYLDIPAFLRRQAD
- the lpxC gene encoding UDP-3-O-acyl-N-acetylglucosamine deacetylase, producing MIKQRTLKNIIRATGVGLHSGEKVYLTLKPAPVDTGIVFCRADLDPVVQIPARAENVGETTMSTTLVNGDTKVDTVEHLLSAMAGLGIDNAYVELSASEVPIMDGSAGPFVFLIQSAGLEEQDAAKKFIRILREVTVEDGDKRATFVPFDGFKVSFEIDFDHPVFRDRTQSASVDFSSTSFVKEVSRARTFGFMSDIEYLRKHNLALGGSVENAIVVDSDGVLNEDGLRYEDEFVKHKILDAIGDLYLLGNSLIGEFKGFKSGHALNNQLLRKLIEQKDAWEVVTFEDASTAPISYMRPVAAV